A genomic stretch from Aedes albopictus strain Foshan chromosome 2, AalbF5, whole genome shotgun sequence includes:
- the LOC109401722 gene encoding LOW QUALITY PROTEIN: glycerate kinase (The sequence of the model RefSeq protein was modified relative to this genomic sequence to represent the inferred CDS: inserted 1 base in 1 codon), which yields MLSSLLRRHSNLVSVGYRRLHVNCTMDPHIDVLKSLFIGAVNSVKPKALFESFLQDDSVKNQLHIPDKRYHVVGFGKAVLGMAVQIERVLGDRLTSGCISIPTGALERFKDDYEFQLSKSSNIAVIEGARNNLPDVKAVEAARKIKLLAESMTDEDILCVLVSGGGSALLPLPRSPVTLDEKLAVIKLLASAGATIEELNVVRILLSDVKGGKLALAAKNSHKLFSFIISDIVGDPISLIASGPTVKSSATGKXAWTILERYHLSDQMPHSVAKILNHTDTKQVEVPGEIHLIGSNKIAIKCIVNEASKTGIVTVPLTSSLYGNVATLSIAYAELATLIRQFQQNDIEKSTFLQMVSQLGKSLQYDTTKATELAAIIANNPSKDLLLVAGGEPTVVVQGHGLGGRNQELALRFSLECHHRNNKSVHDVILLSAGTDGIDGPTEAAGAIGAASVVEQFNAMASEKFVLGFVEDNDSNTFYKLVGNGKYHIVTGHTGTNVMDIHMLYIPREEQ from the exons ATGTTATCATCATTGCTTCGAAGGCATTCGAATCTGGTATCGGTTGGATATCGAAGGTTACACGTGAATTGTACAATGGATCCCCATATTGACGTCCTCAAATCATTATTCATCGGAGCCGTCAATTCAGTTAAGCCAAAGGCGCTATTTGAATCGTTCCTGCAAGATGATTCCGTCAAGAACCAACTTCACATTCCGGACAAACGCTACCATGTTGTGGGCTTCGGAAAAGCAGTTCTTGGGATGGCTGTTCAAATAGAACGTGTTTTGGGGGACAGATTGACCAGCGGCTGTATTAGCATTCCGACGGGAGCCCTTGAGCGGTTCAAAGATGACTACGAGTTTCAGCTTAGTAAAAGTTCAAACATTGCGGTTATCGAAGGTGCTCGCAACAATCTCCCCGATGTGAAAGCTGTGGAAGCTGCTAGGAAAATCAAACTCCTGGCTGAAAGCATGACCGACGAGGATATTCTCTGTGTTCTGGTTTCCGGAGGAGGATCCGCGTTACTTCCATTACCAAGGAGTCCCGTAACTCTGGACGAGAAACTAGCTGTGATAAAACTTCTTGCCTCGGCTGGAGCAACGATCGAAGAGTTGAATGTGGTGCGGATTCTTTTGTCGGACGTCAAAGGAGGAAAACTTGCATTGGCCGCCAAGAACTCACACAAGTTATTTAGTTTTATAATTTCCGACATCGTTGGCGACCCCATCTCACTGATTGCAAGTGGACCAACTGTTAAAAGTAGTGCTACCGGTA GAGCATGGACCATTTTGGAGAGGTATCATCTAAGTGATCAAATGCCTCATTCTGTTGCCAAGATTCTGAATCATACGGATACTAAACAAGttgaagttccaggagaaatccacctGATTGGTTCCAACAAAATTGCGATTAAATGTATCGTTAACGAAGCTTCAAAAACAGGAATCGTCACAGTGCCATTAACATCTAGTCTATATGGAAACGTCGCAACCCTTAGTATAGCTTACGCTGAGTTGGCAACCCTCATCAGACAGTTTCAGCAAAACGATATAGAAAAATCCACTTTCCTACAGATGGTTTCACAGTTGGGAAAGTCGCTTCAATATGACACAACCAAAGCTACTGAACTGGCTGCAATCATTGCCAACAATCCATCGAAAGACTTGCTCTTGGTTGCCGGAGGAGAACCCACTGTAGTAGTGCAGGGCCACGGATTGGGCGGACGGAATCAAGAACTTGCCTTAAGGTTCAGTTTGGAGTGCCATCACAGAAATAACAAATCCGTTCACGATGTAATCCTTCTGTCTGCGGGAACGGATGGAATCGATGGACCAACGGAGGCTGCAGGTGCGATTGGAGCAGCCAGTGTTGTTGAGCAATTCAATGCAATGGCAAGCGAAAAGTTTGTGCTGGGTTTTGTTGAGGACAATGATTCCAATACTTTCTACAAATTGGTGGGAAATGGGAAATATCATATCGTTACCGGGCATACGGGGACTAATGTTATGGATATTCATATGCTGTACATACCTAGGGAAGAGCAATAA